The proteins below are encoded in one region of Microbispora sp. NBC_01189:
- a CDS encoding MOSC domain-containing protein — MRILSVNVGRAVDAEWAGDLRRTAIDKRRAEGRVAVRENGLAGDERADTVNHGHRDQAVYAYAREDYDWWEPRMGRDLRDGRFGENLTTSGADLTGALLGERWRVGTAVLEVTYPRIPCVVFRNWLDERGWVRRFTEAGRTGAYFRVIQEGELGAGDEIEVLDRPADGVTIGESFRAYHGDADLLRRILGRPGRSDKWDKVARRVLGSRTEAS; from the coding sequence ATGCGCATCCTCTCTGTGAACGTGGGCCGGGCCGTCGACGCCGAGTGGGCCGGCGACCTCCGGCGTACCGCCATCGACAAGCGCCGCGCCGAGGGGCGGGTCGCCGTACGCGAGAACGGCCTGGCGGGAGACGAGCGCGCCGACACCGTCAACCACGGGCACCGGGACCAGGCGGTGTACGCGTACGCCCGGGAGGACTACGACTGGTGGGAGCCCCGGATGGGCCGCGACCTGCGCGACGGCCGGTTCGGGGAGAACCTCACGACATCGGGGGCCGACCTGACCGGGGCGCTCCTCGGCGAGCGGTGGCGGGTCGGCACCGCCGTCCTGGAGGTCACCTATCCCCGCATCCCGTGCGTCGTGTTCCGCAACTGGCTCGACGAGCGCGGCTGGGTCAGGCGTTTCACCGAGGCGGGCCGCACGGGAGCGTACTTCCGGGTGATCCAGGAGGGTGAGCTCGGCGCCGGCGACGAGATCGAGGTGCTGGACCGGCCCGCGGACGGCGTCACCATCGGCGAGTCGTTCCGGGCCTACCACGGCGACGCGGACCTGCTGCGGCGGATCCTCGGCCGCCCCGGCCGCAGCGACAAGTGGGACAAGGTCGCCCGGCGCGTGCTCGGAAGCCGCACCGAGGCCTCCTAA
- a CDS encoding TetR/AcrR family transcriptional regulator, translated as MSIEERRARNRRGEGARLREEIVEAATALLEETGSEDAITLRGVARRAGIAAPSIYAHFPDRDAIVDAVVERAFAELDAALAAAVEGVDDPAARPRALCEAYVAFADERPQRYRVAFERHRRGPRGEARALADLSGGQAFGRLVAVVAGAGNSDAGSGRNGSDDGGSGSGSPELDATALWVALHGYAVLSAGLPAFPWPDRGRMIDRILARFSAR; from the coding sequence ATGAGCATCGAGGAGCGGCGTGCGCGCAACAGGCGGGGCGAGGGCGCCCGGCTACGGGAGGAGATCGTCGAGGCGGCGACGGCCCTGCTGGAGGAGACCGGCAGCGAGGACGCGATCACCCTGCGCGGGGTCGCGCGGCGGGCCGGGATAGCCGCGCCGTCGATCTATGCGCACTTCCCGGACCGGGACGCGATCGTGGACGCCGTCGTCGAGCGGGCGTTCGCGGAACTGGACGCGGCGCTCGCCGCCGCCGTCGAGGGCGTGGACGACCCGGCGGCCCGGCCCCGCGCCCTGTGCGAGGCGTACGTCGCCTTCGCCGACGAGCGGCCCCAGCGTTACCGGGTGGCCTTCGAGCGGCACCGGCGCGGCCCCCGCGGCGAGGCGAGGGCGCTGGCGGATCTGTCGGGCGGGCAGGCGTTCGGACGGCTCGTGGCCGTGGTCGCCGGGGCCGGGAACAGTGACGCCGGGAGTGGCCGCAACGGCAGCGACGACGGCGGGAGCGGGAGCGGCTCCCCCGAACTCGACGCCACCGCGTTGTGGGTGGCGCTGCACGGGTACGCCGTGCTCAGCGCGGGCCTCCCGGCGTTCCCCTGGCCGGACAGGGGGCGCATGATCGACCGGATCCTCGCCCGGTTCTCCGCGCGTTAG
- a CDS encoding TIGR03086 family metal-binding protein: MSDVIQLIDQAIDATAGIVKGIGDHQWDAPTPCAGWHVRAVLNHTVGGMRIFTAELTGAGADHEADWLGDDPRAAFAAAGDADREAWHRDGALDHTVHISLGALPGPMAAVIHFTEVLVHGVDLAVATGQEDRVDEPLCEELLATMRGMGGIDAYRLPGVFGPEAEAPAGAPAHRRLLAYLGRTV, translated from the coding sequence ATGAGCGACGTCATCCAGCTGATCGACCAGGCGATCGACGCGACGGCGGGCATTGTGAAGGGCATCGGGGATCACCAGTGGGACGCGCCCACGCCGTGCGCGGGGTGGCACGTGCGGGCGGTGCTCAACCACACCGTGGGCGGCATGCGCATCTTCACCGCCGAACTCACCGGCGCCGGCGCCGATCACGAGGCCGACTGGCTGGGCGACGACCCGCGGGCGGCCTTCGCCGCGGCGGGGGACGCCGACCGGGAGGCGTGGCACCGCGACGGCGCGCTCGACCACACCGTGCACATCTCGCTCGGCGCGCTGCCCGGGCCGATGGCCGCCGTGATCCACTTCACCGAGGTCCTCGTCCACGGTGTCGACCTCGCCGTCGCCACCGGCCAGGAGGACCGGGTGGACGAGCCGCTCTGCGAGGAGTTGCTGGCGACGATGCGCGGCATGGGCGGCATCGACGCCTACCGGCTGCCCGGCGTCTTCGGGCCGGAGGCCGAGGCGCCCGCCGGGGCGCCCGCGCATCGGCGCCTGCTCGCCTACCTCGGCCGTACGGTGTGA
- a CDS encoding cellulose binding domain-containing protein has translation MDRKRIRTTLVPAVTAALALASGAVALTTVSPAQALENGVARTPPMGWNSWNTFGCNISESLIRGMADAIVNSGMRDLGYQYVVVDDCWFNPNRDSSGNIQGDPTRFPSGMKALGDYLHNKGLKFGIYQVPVDKTCAQYFNSYPGATGSQGHEAQDARQFAAWGVDYLKYDWCSPNGTINDQVTTFAKMRDALKATGRPIVYSINSNSIHAKTGPQRNWGDIANMWRTTEDITNKWDTGQTNGYPMGIQNIVNVTVPLASYAGPGQFNDPDMMEIGRGGMNDTEMRSHFALWAMMASPLIAGNDIRSMDSATQTILKNKNLIAINQDSLGLQATQVSNDGTRRVLAKKLANGDVAVALFNQGGSTTTVSTTTSAIGKPGGTVTLTDAWTNATSTTSGTISASVPAHGTVVYRVSGPGSSPSPSASPSASPSASPSVSPSASPSASPSASPTRSPVPGGCSATINTINSWGGGFQSEVTVQAGSSAVNGWTVKWTWPGGQSISSLWNGRQSVSGSSVTVTNESYNGSIAAGGSTTFGFTANGNAATPTATCTSP, from the coding sequence ATGGACAGGAAACGCATCCGCACGACGCTGGTCCCCGCCGTCACGGCGGCGCTGGCACTCGCGTCGGGCGCCGTGGCGCTTACCACCGTGAGCCCGGCGCAGGCACTGGAGAACGGGGTGGCCAGGACCCCGCCGATGGGCTGGAACAGCTGGAACACCTTCGGCTGCAACATAAGCGAGTCGCTGATCAGGGGGATGGCCGACGCCATCGTCAACAGCGGAATGCGTGACCTCGGCTACCAGTACGTGGTGGTCGACGACTGCTGGTTCAACCCCAACCGCGACTCGTCGGGCAACATCCAGGGCGACCCCACCCGCTTCCCCAGCGGGATGAAGGCGCTCGGCGACTACCTGCACAACAAGGGCCTGAAGTTCGGCATCTACCAGGTGCCCGTGGACAAGACCTGCGCGCAGTACTTCAACAGCTACCCGGGCGCGACCGGCAGCCAGGGCCACGAGGCGCAGGACGCCCGGCAGTTCGCGGCGTGGGGAGTCGACTACCTGAAGTACGACTGGTGCTCCCCGAACGGCACGATCAACGACCAGGTCACGACGTTCGCGAAGATGCGCGACGCGCTGAAGGCGACCGGGCGGCCGATCGTCTACAGCATCAACTCCAACAGCATCCACGCGAAGACCGGCCCGCAGCGCAACTGGGGCGACATCGCGAACATGTGGCGCACCACCGAGGACATCACGAACAAGTGGGACACCGGACAGACCAACGGCTATCCCATGGGCATCCAGAACATCGTGAACGTCACCGTCCCGCTCGCCTCGTACGCCGGCCCCGGGCAGTTCAACGACCCGGACATGATGGAGATCGGCCGGGGCGGCATGAACGACACCGAGATGCGCAGCCACTTCGCGCTCTGGGCGATGATGGCCTCCCCGCTGATCGCGGGCAACGACATCCGCTCCATGGACTCGGCGACGCAGACGATCCTCAAGAACAAGAACCTCATCGCCATCAACCAGGACTCGCTGGGTCTGCAGGCCACCCAGGTCTCCAATGACGGCACCCGGCGCGTGCTCGCCAAGAAGCTCGCCAACGGCGACGTCGCGGTGGCCCTCTTCAACCAGGGCGGCTCGACCACCACGGTCTCGACGACCACCTCCGCCATCGGCAAGCCCGGCGGCACGGTGACGCTGACGGACGCGTGGACCAACGCGACCAGCACCACGAGCGGCACGATCTCCGCCAGCGTTCCGGCGCACGGCACCGTGGTCTACCGGGTCAGCGGCCCGGGGAGCAGCCCGAGCCCCAGTGCGAGCCCCAGTGCGAGCCCGAGCGCCAGCCCCAGCGTGAGCCCGAGCGCGAGTCCCAGTGCGAGTCCGTCGGCTTCGCCGACGAGGTCCCCGGTTCCCGGCGGATGCTCGGCGACGATCAATACGATCAACAGCTGGGGCGGCGGGTTCCAGTCCGAGGTGACGGTGCAGGCGGGCAGCTCGGCGGTCAACGGCTGGACCGTGAAGTGGACCTGGCCGGGCGGCCAGAGCATCAGCAGCCTGTGGAACGGCCGGCAGAGCGTGTCCGGTTCCTCGGTGACGGTCACCAACGAGTCCTAC